From the genome of Nasonia vitripennis strain AsymCx chromosome 1, Nvit_psr_1.1, whole genome shotgun sequence, one region includes:
- the LOC100115057 gene encoding achaete-scute complex protein T5-like yields MTLVALLQESRDIDRFTGAKQQQHLVSMMLSVQPQAQQQQLYHVAHRGNVIVSANNNNNNNDSKMQQVQQQQQQSAAQKRKMYAQATPYSGSGNGQAAHQPASVARRNARERNRVKQVNNGFATLRQHIPQSLAQALGNNTAGTQGGARAGSKKLSKVETLRMAVEYIRNLKQLLDENDSEGGSSSSGSPSPLMQASSPAQSVHMKHQQPELVKFELKSESGDDELPDMQQHHYQHQHLQYMPQQQQQQYQQLQRQQSTSPVYNIPTPCSEASSSPTPSFVSEASSTGGSQGYGTNFTAITYSTHQDGYDGYEPMSPEDEELLDYISMWQQGQ; encoded by the coding sequence ATGACACTGGTGGCCCTTCTGCAGGAGAGCAGAGACATCGACAGATTCACCGGAgccaagcagcagcagcacctcGTCTCCATGATGCTGAGCGTACAGCCCCaggcccagcagcagcagctctacCACGTAGCCCACCGCGGCAACGTTATCGTCAGcgccaacaacaacaacaacaacaacgacagCAAGATGCAGCAGgtacagcaacagcagcagcagtcggcAGCCCAGAAGCGCAAGATGTACGCGCAAGCGACCCCCTACAGCGGCAGCGGTAACGGCCAGGCGGCGCACCAGCCGGCCTCCGTCGCCAGGAGGAACGCTCGCGAGAGGAACCGCGTGAAGCAGGTGAACAACGGTTTCGCGACCCTCAGACAGCACATCCCCCAGAGTCTGGCCCAGGCTCTCGGCAACAACACCGCCGGCACCCAGGGCGGCGCTCGCGCCGGCAGCAAGAAGCTCTCCAAGGTCGAGACCCTGCGCATGGCCGTCGAGTATATCCGCAACTTGAAGCAGCTCCTCGACGAGAATGACTCCGagggcggcagcagcagctccggCTCGCCATCGCCCCTCATGCAGGCCAGCAGCCCGGCCCAGTCCGTCCACATGAAGCACCAGCAGCCCGAGCTCGTCAAGTTCGAGCTCAAGTCCGAGAgcggcgacgacgagctgCCCGACATGCAGCAGCACCACTACCAGCACCAGCACCTCCAGTACAtgccccagcagcagcagcagcagtaccagCAGCTCCAGAGGCAGCAGAGCACCTCGCCGGTCTACAACATCCCGACGCCCTGCTCCGAGGCCTCCAGCTCGCCCACCCCCAGCTTCGTGTCCGAGGCCTCCTCGACCGGGGGCAGCCAGGGCTACGGCACCAACTTCACCGCTATCACCTACTCGACGCACCAGGACGGCTACGACGGCTATGAGCCCATGAGCCCCGAGGACGAGGAGCTGCTCGACTACATCTCCATGTGGCAGCAGGGACAGTAG